The following are from one region of the Ignavibacteriota bacterium genome:
- a CDS encoding rod shape-determining protein, with protein sequence MGLIDFFSTDIAIDLGTANTLIYVKGKGIVLNEPSIVAFDKSSKRIIALGNKAKEMQGREHKEIKVTRPMRDGVIADFEIAEGMIRAFIKRVKAGALSSRRVVVAVPSGVTEVEKRAVRDSAEHAGAKEVHLVAEPMAAAIGIGIDVHAPVGNMIIDIGGGTTEIAVIALSGIVNEESIRIAGDEMNYAIMQFFKRNHNILIGERTAEAIKCEVGSAVPLKEEITIQVKGRDLVGGIPKTTEVSSVEIREALNEAITQIVNTVRQTLERTPPELSADILDRGVMLTGGGALLKGLDERIKMETNLPVHVAEDPLTAVARGAGKVIENLNEYSKVLIRNRRY encoded by the coding sequence ATGGGATTAATTGACTTTTTTTCAACAGACATTGCAATAGATCTTGGAACTGCCAACACGCTGATCTACGTTAAAGGGAAAGGTATTGTGTTGAATGAGCCTTCAATAGTAGCCTTTGATAAAAGTTCAAAAAGAATTATCGCGCTTGGAAATAAAGCTAAAGAAATGCAGGGAAGAGAACATAAAGAAATTAAAGTAACCCGTCCAATGCGGGATGGTGTTATTGCAGATTTTGAAATTGCTGAAGGAATGATTCGTGCATTCATTAAACGTGTGAAGGCTGGCGCATTAAGCAGTAGAAGAGTTGTGGTTGCAGTACCCAGTGGAGTCACTGAAGTTGAAAAGAGAGCAGTCAGGGATAGTGCTGAACATGCAGGCGCAAAAGAAGTTCACCTTGTTGCTGAACCAATGGCTGCTGCTATTGGAATCGGAATTGATGTTCATGCACCGGTTGGAAATATGATTATTGATATTGGCGGAGGAACAACTGAAATAGCGGTGATTGCACTTTCTGGAATTGTTAACGAAGAATCAATCAGGATTGCTGGTGATGAAATGAATTATGCAATTATGCAATTCTTCAAAAGAAATCATAACATTCTTATTGGTGAAAGAACAGCCGAAGCAATTAAGTGTGAAGTAGGATCAGCCGTTCCTTTGAAAGAAGAAATTACAATTCAAGTCAAAGGTCGTGATCTTGTCGGTGGTATTCCCAAAACCACTGAAGTCAGTTCTGTTGAAATTCGTGAAGCACTAAATGAAGCAATTACACAGATTGTAAATACTGTACGACAAACTCTTGAACGAACACCACCGGAATTATCTGCTGATATTCTTGATCGTGGAGTGATGCTGACCGGTGGCGGAGCTTTGTTAAAAGGTCTCGACGAGCGAATTAAAATGGAAACTAATCTGCCGGTTCATGTTGCTGAAGACCCGTTGACTGCGGTTGCACGTGGTGCAGGAAAAGTAATTGAAAATCTTAATGAATATTCAAAGGTTCTTATTCGTAACAGAAGATATTAA
- the purH gene encoding bifunctional phosphoribosylaminoimidazolecarboxamide formyltransferase/IMP cyclohydrolase — MKKLALISVFDKSGIIDFAAGLQELGFELIATGNTFRLLSESGISVTEIKDVTGFPEIFHGRVKTLHPKISGGILMRRDNSSDQREAEENNIFPIEIVCVNLYPFKEISKNPDADLDTLIENIDIGGPTMIRAAAKNNKYVSILTDTAQYKPFLEELKAGNISQETRQKLAIAAIAHTADYDSHIVNSLQTKMNLSSNYFNISFKLASALRYGENPHQQAGVYGEFYENFEFLHGKELSYNNILDLVSAVELAESLGKNACSIIKHNNPAGAAIGENSIAAYLKALKCDPVSSFGGIVAFTSIVDEKLAEKLNEIFLEVVCAPEYTAGAVAILKKKKDRRLLKQKKSVLTDKITFRSVPGGAIVQDADLLDLDENKLKTVTDKKPTADELEDLKFAWKIAKYTKSNAIVFVKDKATLGVGAGQMSRIDSAKIAKMKAEEHGLDLTGSVAASDAFFPFADGLIEIVNCGAVSVIQPGGSVRDQEVIDAANHKNISMVFTGIRHFKH, encoded by the coding sequence TTGAAAAAATTAGCTCTAATCAGTGTTTTTGATAAGTCAGGAATTATTGATTTTGCAGCAGGTCTGCAAGAACTTGGTTTTGAACTGATTGCTACTGGTAATACATTCAGACTCTTATCAGAAAGTGGAATCTCCGTAACTGAAATTAAAGACGTTACAGGATTTCCTGAAATATTTCATGGCAGAGTAAAAACTCTTCACCCAAAAATCAGCGGAGGAATCTTGATGCGAAGAGATAATTCCTCCGATCAGAGAGAAGCCGAAGAAAACAATATTTTTCCGATAGAAATTGTTTGCGTTAATCTATATCCCTTCAAAGAAATTTCAAAAAATCCGGATGCTGATCTTGATACTCTTATTGAGAATATTGATATCGGTGGTCCAACAATGATCAGAGCTGCAGCAAAAAATAATAAGTATGTTTCAATACTAACTGACACCGCTCAATACAAACCTTTTCTTGAAGAGTTAAAAGCCGGAAACATCAGTCAGGAAACAAGACAGAAATTGGCAATTGCAGCGATTGCACACACGGCGGATTACGATTCTCACATTGTAAACTCATTACAAACCAAAATGAATTTATCTTCAAATTATTTTAATATAAGTTTTAAACTTGCTTCTGCATTACGCTACGGAGAAAATCCACACCAGCAAGCAGGCGTGTATGGTGAGTTTTATGAAAACTTTGAATTCTTACATGGAAAAGAACTTTCGTATAATAATATTCTGGATCTTGTTTCAGCAGTTGAATTGGCAGAGAGTCTTGGAAAAAACGCATGCAGTATCATCAAGCATAACAATCCGGCTGGTGCGGCTATCGGAGAAAATTCAATCGCAGCTTATCTGAAAGCATTAAAATGTGACCCGGTTTCTTCTTTTGGAGGAATTGTTGCTTTTACTTCTATTGTTGATGAAAAACTTGCGGAAAAATTGAATGAAATTTTCCTGGAAGTTGTATGCGCCCCGGAATATACTGCAGGTGCTGTTGCAATATTAAAAAAGAAAAAAGATAGAAGATTATTAAAACAAAAAAAATCTGTTTTGACTGATAAGATTACATTCAGGTCGGTTCCCGGTGGTGCTATAGTTCAGGATGCAGATTTATTGGATCTTGATGAAAATAAACTAAAAACCGTAACCGATAAAAAACCTACTGCTGATGAATTGGAAGACCTGAAATTTGCATGGAAGATTGCAAAGTACACAAAATCAAACGCAATTGTATTTGTAAAAGATAAAGCAACACTTGGTGTTGGTGCAGGACAGATGTCGAGAATCGATTCAGCAAAGATTGCGAAGATGAAAGCAGAGGAGCACGGATTGGATCTTACAGGATCTGTTGCTGCATCGGATGCATTTTTTCCTTTTGCAGATGGTTTAATTGAAATTGTAAATTGTGGTGCCGTATCTGTAATTCAGCCGGGTGGTTCAGTCAGAGATCAGGAAGTAATTGATGCTGCTAACCATAAAAATATTTCTATGGTTTTTACAGGAATAAGGCACTTTAAACATTAA
- a CDS encoding phosphoribosylglycinamide formyltransferase encodes MLALAVFVSGRGSNLKAILESPILKNIVEVKAVVGDKLYCPAFDIAKKFSIPVFCVGKKEGFISFDELISVLINLNVGLIVLAGFLKLIPENFIKTFRSKIINIHPALLPHFGGPGMFGIKVHQAVYKSSAQVSGATVHFVDETYDTGRIIAQRCVDISGVNSPEEIAERVLDVEHQLLPYVIEKFALGKVFVENSRVRVSI; translated from the coding sequence GTGTTAGCACTGGCGGTCTTTGTATCAGGTCGGGGTTCAAACCTAAAAGCTATACTCGAGTCACCAATTCTGAAAAATATTGTCGAGGTAAAAGCAGTGGTTGGTGATAAATTATATTGTCCTGCGTTCGATATAGCTAAAAAATTTTCGATCCCGGTTTTTTGTGTTGGTAAGAAAGAAGGATTTATCTCCTTCGACGAACTTATATCTGTTCTTATAAATTTAAATGTGGGATTGATTGTACTTGCAGGATTTTTAAAACTTATTCCCGAAAATTTTATAAAAACCTTTCGAAGCAAGATTATCAACATACATCCTGCATTGCTTCCGCATTTTGGTGGACCTGGAATGTTCGGGATTAAAGTGCATCAGGCAGTTTATAAATCTTCAGCTCAGGTATCCGGTGCAACTGTACATTTTGTGGACGAAACTTACGACACAGGAAGAATTATCGCCCAGAGATGTGTAGATATTTCAGGTGTTAATTCACCAGAAGAGATTGCCGAACGTGTTCTGGACGTTGAACATCAACTCTTGCCATACGTGATTGAGAAATTTGCACTTGGCAAAGTCTTTGTTGAGAATAGCAGGGTGCGGGTCTCAATTTAA
- a CDS encoding DUF3808 domain-containing protein, translating into MLSHNLLKNLYKIILVIICFLSLNVTFIYPQSDLKTRISTGLEALYNFNFKSSDKTFNSILSKYPDHPAGYHYKSISYLWFYLDSKDESNLNKFIELSDSAIEKAEIKLKSDSSDLFSLYILSSVYGNRTFAYTRDENYFDAVFAARKFHLYSDELLAKDSLYYDAYMGKGLFNFAISQAPQTWSWAINLVGMAGDKKKGLQFLEIASKKGNFAKVEAKFYLSQIFSEFLLKYAQSKKLLNELIFRFPKNLLFRFALANLQVKTFDLSSASRNYMTIYSSTDTNFIQLKNYSAMLMGNILYAKGDYDESRKYYNRFLEQTVDDHFKSVVALKIGLSHLIEGDSLSALLYFDKTDEGNMDLDDDAYAKKKGEEYLTKLPASNELKLILINNMIDAGKFKAAVDSLEKFIELPVSDTLRAEAILCFSNALFYQGKFKKSLEYAVAVFNFNECELWVKPFACYYAARASKELNNNVDAEFFIGYAGQFRNYYYENKLKDKLSYLSFTLEEK; encoded by the coding sequence ATGTTATCTCACAACCTTCTAAAAAATTTATATAAGATTATTCTTGTTATAATTTGCTTTTTATCTTTAAATGTAACTTTTATCTATCCTCAATCAGATCTTAAAACCAGAATATCAACCGGACTTGAAGCCCTTTACAATTTCAACTTTAAATCATCTGATAAAACATTTAATTCAATTTTAAGTAAGTACCCGGATCATCCTGCAGGATATCATTATAAGTCTATAAGTTACCTCTGGTTCTATCTTGATAGCAAAGATGAAAGTAATTTAAATAAATTCATAGAACTTAGTGACTCAGCAATTGAAAAAGCTGAGATAAAATTAAAGAGTGATTCATCAGACCTTTTTAGTTTATACATTCTCAGTTCCGTTTATGGAAATCGTACTTTTGCTTACACAAGAGATGAAAACTATTTTGATGCTGTATTTGCTGCAAGAAAATTTCATCTATATTCTGATGAACTTTTAGCCAAAGACAGTTTATACTATGATGCATATATGGGAAAAGGATTGTTCAACTTTGCAATATCTCAGGCTCCGCAAACATGGTCCTGGGCAATAAATTTAGTTGGAATGGCTGGTGATAAAAAGAAAGGATTGCAGTTTCTTGAGATTGCATCGAAGAAAGGAAATTTTGCAAAAGTTGAAGCTAAGTTTTATCTGTCTCAGATATTTTCAGAATTCCTGCTTAAGTACGCTCAATCAAAGAAACTATTAAATGAGTTGATATTCAGATTTCCAAAAAATTTATTGTTCCGCTTCGCATTAGCAAATCTTCAGGTAAAGACTTTTGATTTATCAAGTGCGTCAAGAAATTATATGACAATTTATTCTTCGACAGATACAAATTTCATTCAGTTGAAAAATTATTCGGCAATGCTTATGGGGAATATTCTTTACGCCAAAGGTGATTACGATGAATCAAGAAAATATTACAACAGGTTTCTTGAACAAACTGTTGATGATCATTTTAAAAGTGTTGTAGCATTAAAAATCGGATTGAGCCATCTTATCGAAGGAGATTCGCTCTCAGCATTATTATACTTTGATAAAACTGATGAAGGGAATATGGATTTAGATGATGACGCGTATGCAAAGAAAAAAGGGGAAGAATATTTAACTAAACTTCCAGCTTCAAATGAATTGAAGTTGATCCTGATAAATAATATGATTGATGCAGGAAAGTTTAAAGCTGCAGTGGATTCACTCGAAAAATTTATTGAACTTCCTGTCTCTGATACTTTACGCGCTGAGGCTATCCTGTGTTTCAGCAACGCACTTTTTTATCAGGGTAAATTTAAAAAATCACTCGAGTACGCTGTTGCTGTTTTTAATTTTAATGAATGTGAACTCTGGGTAAAACCCTTCGCTTGTTATTATGCTGCAAGAGCCAGCAAAGAATTGAACAATAATGTAGATGCTGAATTTTTTATCGGCTACGCTGGTCAATTCAGAAATTATTATTATGAAAATAAACTCAAGGATAAACTCAGTTACCTTTCGTTCACTCTTGAAGAAAAATAA
- a CDS encoding CTP synthase, whose translation MSRGKKVKFIFITGGVVSSLGKGITASSLGLLLKQRGFSVTIQKFDPYINVDPGTMSPFQHGEVYVTDDGAETDLDLGHYERFLDVSMTRANNTTTGQVYHEVITKERRGDYLGATVQVIPHITDEIKRKLTRLSELGEYEIIITEIGGTVGDIESLPFIEAMRQHMLEFGRANSMVIHVTLVPYIASAGEVKTKPTQHSVKNLLELGIQPDVLICRSEKKLAKDIREKIALFCNVDSRAVISAYDVHSIYEVPLVLQKEKMDLLVTSRLHLPERKIKLEEWENFVDGIRNPTREVEIAVCGKYITHLDAYKSIMEAFIHSGAANQVKVKIKPVNAEDCLSDNLEELLKGVSGILVPGGFGERGIEGKIKAIEYARENKIPFFGICLGLQCAVVEFARNVCGMKNANSSEFKKTKFNVIDLMPGQKDIKEMGATMRLGAYPCVIHDKTKAFDAYKTNYISERHRHRYEVNNKFRKKLIDHGLVISGLSPDKELVEMIELRDHPWFVACQFHPELKSRATNAHPLFREFVRAAMEYSIVKSGN comes from the coding sequence ATGTCCCGCGGAAAAAAAGTTAAATTCATATTCATAACCGGTGGTGTTGTATCTTCGCTCGGAAAAGGTATTACCGCTTCATCACTTGGACTTCTCCTCAAACAAAGAGGATTTAGCGTTACTATCCAAAAATTTGACCCTTATATAAATGTTGATCCTGGGACAATGAGTCCGTTTCAGCATGGTGAAGTATATGTAACGGACGATGGTGCAGAAACTGACCTTGATCTGGGTCATTACGAAAGATTCCTTGATGTGAGTATGACACGTGCTAATAATACTACAACTGGTCAGGTCTATCATGAAGTAATTACAAAAGAGCGACGAGGTGATTATCTTGGTGCAACAGTTCAGGTTATTCCTCATATCACGGATGAAATTAAACGTAAACTTACCCGTCTGAGCGAGCTCGGTGAATACGAGATAATAATCACTGAGATTGGCGGGACTGTTGGCGATATTGAAAGCTTACCTTTCATCGAAGCAATGAGACAGCATATGCTCGAGTTTGGTAGAGCCAACTCGATGGTAATTCATGTTACACTGGTTCCATATATTGCTTCTGCAGGTGAGGTAAAAACAAAACCAACTCAGCATAGCGTAAAGAATTTGTTGGAACTTGGTATCCAGCCTGATGTTCTAATTTGCAGATCTGAAAAAAAATTAGCGAAAGATATAAGAGAAAAAATAGCATTATTCTGCAATGTTGATTCGAGAGCAGTAATCTCTGCGTATGATGTTCACTCAATTTATGAAGTACCACTCGTTCTTCAAAAAGAAAAAATGGATTTACTTGTTACAAGCCGTCTGCATCTTCCAGAGCGAAAAATAAAACTCGAAGAATGGGAAAATTTTGTTGATGGAATAAGAAATCCAACCCGTGAAGTTGAGATTGCTGTTTGCGGCAAATACATTACGCATCTTGATGCTTACAAAAGTATTATGGAAGCATTCATTCATTCTGGTGCAGCAAATCAGGTTAAAGTTAAAATTAAACCAGTGAATGCTGAAGATTGTTTGTCAGATAACCTGGAGGAACTTTTAAAGGGTGTATCAGGAATTCTCGTTCCGGGTGGTTTTGGAGAGAGAGGTATCGAAGGAAAAATTAAAGCAATAGAATATGCACGTGAAAATAAAATTCCATTTTTCGGTATCTGTCTTGGTTTGCAGTGTGCGGTTGTTGAATTTGCAAGGAATGTTTGCGGAATGAAAAATGCAAATAGTTCTGAATTCAAGAAAACGAAATTTAATGTAATTGATTTAATGCCCGGTCAGAAGGATATTAAAGAAATGGGTGCGACAATGAGGCTTGGTGCTTATCCTTGTGTGATACATGATAAAACAAAAGCTTTCGATGCTTACAAAACAAATTATATCTCTGAAAGACACCGTCATCGCTACGAGGTAAATAATAAGTTTCGCAAAAAGTTGATTGATCATGGTTTGGTTATCAGCGGGTTATCACCCGATAAAGAATTAGTTGAAATGATTGAATTGAGAGATCATCCATGGTTTGTTGCGTGTCAGTTTCATCCCGAATTAAAATCAAGAGCTACAAATGCTCATCCTTTGTTCAGGGAATTTGTGCGAGCCGCGATGGAATATTCTATTGTTAAGAGTGGAAACTGA
- a CDS encoding T9SS type A sorting domain-containing protein produces MKSLLTGKTTLIIVLLFNCFITAQQQDTTKDLPRLREKPVQYRRGIELSENYQSYGQKYLGKNLDEEKRKLFPLVSTGVWTELNPKVPRVDYLGINFVNKDLPTGQAGTGWAVGDLGALIKSTDGGTSWTVSETNTTTPILKVRSYDGQIVIASGFGGLILRSTDGGETFTQVTSNVTGDLWGLQMINDTLGWACGNANSLIKTADGGQTWQNIETPGYTSDYWWIDFMNENYGFIAANGKVLRTTDGGTNWEIIQAGDAYPLFSIDVIDSLHIAAAGYGGTSYPAKNIYSSDGGNTWVTGGMMTTSEVNCIKYISIDTGYVVMSNIGIWKTTNRGQNWTITGGIGEYELQYIEEGRTGYNTGTGLKLWKAEGSYDVWKRMIINDNFADVFFTSEMTGYIAGGTWIGGPVYKTTDGGESWSGIPNFPINLFTTTLACLTFTDSLTGFVGGAPSRILKTTDAGVTWNLINRTGLSDTIGQIRKIFFINPTTGWAVTSRGGILKTTDGGDNWFAQLNAPLSIGFSSIYFVDSLYGWTANGNARPFKTKDGGQNWIEQLNINIGQSRDVFFIDYQNGFLLESNKLYKTTDGGVIWVQNQNLTGFSIAKLSTYKDSTIFIIGYKTYRSTDGGENWFEFTELNGVRITGLNLLNSGSGYAVGELGLIMKYYDSTYVPVELISFYSETINNKVILSWLTASEINNKGFEVEKSESDSQVWQRIGFVHGNGTTTEEHSYTFVDFTNEPGYYFYRLKQVDYDGSFEYSKIVCVIIERPSVFLLLQNYPNPFNPISTIKYDLPASLNPFKGGTLVNLVIYDILGRRVKVLVNEIQQAGRYEVQFDASDLSSGVYIYQLIAEKYISSKKMILIK; encoded by the coding sequence ATGAAATCCCTCCTTACTGGAAAAACAACATTAATAATTGTTTTATTGTTTAATTGTTTTATTACTGCACAACAGCAAGACACAACAAAAGACCTGCCCCGTTTGCGGGAAAAACCTGTCCAGTACCGAAGAGGAATTGAGTTGAGTGAAAACTACCAGAGTTACGGACAAAAATATTTAGGAAAGAATCTTGATGAAGAAAAGAGAAAATTATTTCCTTTAGTAAGCACAGGAGTTTGGACAGAGTTAAATCCCAAAGTACCGAGAGTAGATTATCTGGGAATTAATTTTGTAAATAAAGACCTGCCTACCGGACAGGCAGGCACAGGTTGGGCAGTTGGCGATCTCGGTGCATTGATAAAGAGTACTGATGGAGGCACAAGTTGGACAGTAAGCGAAACAAACACAACAACACCAATACTTAAAGTAAGAAGTTATGACGGACAGATTGTAATTGCAAGTGGATTTGGTGGACTTATACTCCGCTCAACGGACGGCGGAGAAACATTTACACAAGTTACAAGCAATGTAACCGGCGACTTGTGGGGATTGCAAATGATAAACGATACACTTGGCTGGGCTTGTGGAAATGCAAACTCACTTATCAAGACAGCAGACGGCGGACAAACTTGGCAAAATATAGAAACACCCGGTTATACATCTGATTATTGGTGGATAGATTTTATGAATGAGAATTATGGATTTATAGCAGCCAACGGAAAAGTTTTGAGAACAACCGATGGAGGAACCAACTGGGAAATAATACAAGCCGGAGATGCTTATCCATTATTTAGTATTGATGTAATAGACTCGCTGCACATAGCAGCAGCAGGTTATGGAGGAACAAGTTATCCGGCAAAAAACATTTACAGCAGTGATGGTGGGAACACGTGGGTAACCGGAGGAATGATGACAACAAGTGAAGTGAACTGTATTAAATATATAAGTATTGATACTGGTTACGTGGTAATGAGTAACATAGGAATTTGGAAGACAACAAACCGTGGACAAAACTGGACAATAACAGGAGGAATAGGAGAATATGAATTACAATATATTGAAGAAGGAAGAACAGGATACAATACAGGAACAGGATTAAAATTATGGAAAGCAGAAGGAAGTTATGATGTCTGGAAACGTATGATAATAAACGACAACTTTGCTGATGTGTTTTTTACAAGCGAGATGACAGGATACATAGCAGGAGGAACGTGGATAGGAGGACCTGTTTATAAAACAACAGATGGAGGAGAAAGCTGGTCAGGAATACCCAACTTCCCTATAAATTTATTTACAACAACCCTAGCCTGTTTAACCTTTACAGATAGTTTGACGGGTTTTGTTGGAGGAGCACCGAGCAGAATACTGAAGACAACTGATGCAGGAGTAACCTGGAATCTGATAAACAGAACGGGACTTTCTGACACGATTGGACAAATAAGAAAAATCTTTTTTATTAACCCAACAACTGGTTGGGCGGTGACAAGCCGAGGTGGGATACTCAAAACTACAGATGGAGGAGATAACTGGTTTGCTCAGTTGAATGCACCACTTAGTATAGGATTTAGCAGTATTTATTTTGTTGATTCTCTTTATGGATGGACTGCAAATGGGAATGCCAGGCCTTTTAAGACAAAAGATGGTGGACAAAACTGGATTGAGCAATTAAATATTAATATTGGGCAATCCAGGGATGTTTTTTTCATAGATTATCAAAATGGTTTTTTACTTGAAAGTAATAAACTTTATAAAACCACAGATGGAGGAGTTATCTGGGTTCAGAATCAGAATCTCACAGGTTTTAGTATTGCAAAACTTAGTACATACAAAGACAGCACTATTTTCATAATTGGATATAAGACTTATCGTTCTACTGACGGAGGAGAAAACTGGTTTGAGTTCACAGAACTTAATGGTGTCAGAATAACAGGATTAAATTTATTGAATTCTGGTTCTGGTTATGCCGTTGGAGAATTAGGGTTGATAATGAAATATTACGATTCAACTTATGTCCCGGTTGAGTTAATATCTTTTTACAGCGAGACAATTAATAACAAAGTGATTCTTAGTTGGTTAACCGCAAGTGAAATTAATAACAAAGGATTTGAGGTAGAAAAAAGTGAATCTGATAGCCAAGTTTGGCAACGCATCGGTTTTGTACATGGCAACGGGACGACAACAGAAGAGCATTCTTACACTTTTGTAGACTTTACAAATGAACCAGGATATTATTTTTATCGCCTTAAACAGGTTGATTACGATGGAAGTTTTGAATACTCTAAAATTGTTTGTGTAATAATAGAACGTCCTTCAGTGTTTTTATTATTACAAAATTATCCTAACCCTTTCAATCCAATTTCAACAATAAAGTATGATCTGCCTGCCTCCCTAAATCCCTTCAAAGGAGGGACTTTAGTAAATCTTGTAATTTATGACATACTTGGCAGAAGAGTTAAAGTGTTAGTTAATGAAATTCAGCAAGCAGGAAGGTATGAAGTTCAGTTTGATGCAAGTGATCTTTCAAGTGGTGTTTATATTTATCAGCTAATCGCTGAGAAATATATTAGTTCAAAAAAGATGATTTTAATTAAGTGA